In the Dioscorea cayenensis subsp. rotundata cultivar TDr96_F1 chromosome 12, TDr96_F1_v2_PseudoChromosome.rev07_lg8_w22 25.fasta, whole genome shotgun sequence genome, one interval contains:
- the LOC120273333 gene encoding LOW QUALITY PROTEIN: (+)-neomenthol dehydrogenase-like (The sequence of the model RefSeq protein was modified relative to this genomic sequence to represent the inferred CDS: inserted 1 base in 1 codon; substituted 1 base at 1 genomic stop codon): MNSSSTLQLIAVVTGANKGIGLETVRQLATQGVTVILTARDPKLGNDAVSSLQLSNVLFHPLDVRDDHSVAGLADFIGAEFGKLDILVNNAGVSGLIVDVEGLKALNIDPESWLSGKATNAVMDTVIKQNHENAVACLDTNYYGCKRVTQALLPFLKLSSSASIVNVSSLRSELKRLPNEKTIGELADIDNLSEEVIENVLDRFLEDLEKGNMESGGWPLMLPSYSMSKVALNAYTRVLAKKHXMRINSCSSXGYVNTDINWHTGVLKVEDGAKGPVMLALLPPDGPSGCYFDQITVVEVLKM; this comes from the exons ATGAATTCAAGCTCTACTCTGCAACT GATCGCGGTGGTGACCGGAGCGAACAAAGGAATAGGTTTAGAGACAGTGCGGCAGCTCGCAACCCAAGGCGTCACTGTCATCCTCACGGCCAGAGATCCCAAACTTGGCAACGATGCTGTCAGCTCTCTTCAGCTAAGCAATGTCCTCTTCCACCCGCTTGATGTCAGGGATGATCACAGCGTCGCCGGCCTCGCCGACTTCATCGGAGCAGAGTTTGGGAAACTTGATATCTTG GTGAATAACGCTGGTGTTTCTGGTCTTATTGTGGACGTGGAGGGATTGAAAGCTCTAAATATTGATCCGGAGTCTTGG TTATCTGGAAAGGCAACGAATGCAGTGATGGATACAGTGATCAAGCAAAACCATGAGAATGCTGTGGCATGCTTGGACACAAATTACTATGGTTGCAAGAGAGTCACACAAGCACTGCTCCCTTTCTTGAAGCTCTCATCCTCTGCTTCAATTGTTAATGTCTCCTCTCTCAGATCAGAACTCAAG AGGCTTCCTAATGAGAAGACCATAGGAGAATTAGCAGACATAGACAATTTGAGTGAAGAGGTGATTGAGAATGTGCTTGACAGGTTCCTGGAAGACTTAGAGAAAGGGAATATGGAATCTGGAGGTTGGCCATTGATGTTACCATCATACAGCATGTCCAAAGTTGCATTGAATGCATACACAAGGGTTCTGGCCAAGAAGCACTGAATGCGCATTAACTCGTGTTCAT TCGGGTATGTAAATACCGACATCAATTGGCATACCGGAGTGTTGAAGGTCGAAGATGGAGCTAAAGGCCCGGTGATGCTTGCTTTGCTCCCGCCCGATGGACCTTCGGGTTGCTACTTTGATCAGATTACCGTGGTCGAAGTTTTGAAGATGTGA